From the genome of Mucilaginibacter paludis DSM 18603:
GATTTTGACTATTTAAGCGAGGTTGTCATCTAAGAGGCAACCTTGCTTAAATAGTCAACCATTGGATGAAATTATACTTCGTTTGCTTTGCGAAGTATTGGTTGGTGCAAATCATCTGAAACTCTGAAATCAGTTTGTTTCATCAGTTCCAGAAATGGGTTAACAAAGTCGATGTGACCTTCCTGTTTGGCACGTAATATGACTCCTAATGTGCCAATAATAGAAAGGCCAAGCCTGATAGAAAGCTTGCGGGCCTCC
Proteins encoded in this window:
- a CDS encoding DUF3368 domain-containing protein; translated protein: MAPPLPEWIVTISVKDKSLQQKLASMVDKGEASAIALAHEIENKYLITDDLEARKLSIRLGLSIIGTLGVILRAKQEGHIDFVNPFLELMKQTDFRVSDDLHQPILRKANEV